GCAgcgcggagacaccacagcaacgcgGAGACATCACTGTACGGAGAGACTACAACAAACGGGGATACTACAGCAGGGAGTCACCACAGCAACATGGAGGCACCATAGCACCgaaacaccacagcaacacggagacactacAGCATGGAAACACCCCAGCAACACGGAGTcgccacagcaccgagacaccacaGCATGGACATACCACGGCGTGGAGATACCGCAACACGGAGATACCATGGCACGGAGACGCTACATCACCGAAACACCACAGCACGGAAACATCACAGCAGCACGGAGATACCACAGCAAGGAGACACCACAGCACCGAGATGCCACGGCACTGAGACACCACAACACGGAGACACCaaagcacggagacaccacagcacagtGCCActacagcacggagacaccacagcacggagacaccacagcaatatAGAGaatccacagcaacacggagacaccacagcaatatAGAGaatccacagcaacacggagacaccacagcaatatAGAGAATCCACAGCAACACGGCGACACCACAGCatggagacaccacagcacggagacaccacagcaacacagagacaccacagcacggagacaccacagcatggagacaccacagcacggagacaccacagcaacacagaGACACCACAGCATGGAGACACCACAGCATGGAGACACCACGGCATGGAGAgaccacagcacggagacaccacaccaacacggagacaccacagcacggagacgccacagcaacacggagacgccACAGCATGGAGACACCACAGCatggagacaccacagcacggagacactACAGCacagagacaccacagcaacacggaaacaccacagcaacacggagacaccatatCACGGAGACTCCACAGCATGGAGACACCACAGCAGcatggagacaccacagcaacagggTGACACCACAGCACGGTGACACCGCAGCAACGAGACACCGCAGCACGGAGACACTACAGCacagagacaccacagcaacacggagacacaacagcaacacggagacacaacagcaacacggagacaccatagCACGGAGACACCATAGCACGGAGACACCATAGCACAGAGACACCATATCACGGAGACACCATAGCATGGAGACACCACAGCAGCATGGAGACACCACAGCAGcatggagacaccacagcaacacggacacACCATAGCATGGAGACACCAtatcacggagacaccacagcaacatggagataccacagcaacacggagacaccacattACGGAGAGACTTCAGCAAACGGAGATACTACAGCTCAGACACCatagcaacacggagacaccacagtaCGGAGAGACTACAGCAGCGCGGAGACACGACAGCAACGCGGAGACACCACTGTACGGAGAGACTACAACAAACGGGGATACTGCAGCAGGGAGTCACCACAGCAACATGGAGGCACCATAGCACCgaaacaccacagcaacacggagacactacAGCATGGAAACACCCCAGCAACACGGAGTcgccacagcaccgagacaccacaGCATGGACATACCACGGCATGGAGATACCGCAACACGGAGATACCATGGCACGGAGACGCTACATCACCGaaacaccacagcacggagacatCATAGCAGCACGGAGATACCACAGCAAGGAGAcaccacagcaccgagacaccacaacacggagacaccaaagcacggagacaccacagcaatatAGAGaatccacagcaacacggagacaccaaagcacggagacaccacagcacagtGTCActacagcacggagacaccacagcacggagacaccacagcaatatAGAGaatccacagcaacacggagacaccacagcacggagacaccacagcacggagacaccacagcaacacggagaaaccacagcaacacggagacaccacagcatggagacaccacagcacggagacaccacagcaacacggagaaaccacagcaacacggagacaccacagcatggAGACAtcacagcacggagtcaccacagcgcggagacaccacagcaacacggagacaccaaggcacggagacaccacagcacggagacaccacagcaacacggaaacACCACGGCGCGGAGACACCAAGACACGGAGACACCaaagcacggagacaccacagcacagtGTCActacagcacggagacaccacagcacggagacactACAGCAATATAGAGaatccacagcaacacggagacaccacagcatggagacaccacagcacggagacaccacagcaacacggagaaaccacagcaacacggagacaccacagcatggAGACAtcacagcacggagtcaccacagcgcggagacaccacagcacggagacaccacagcaacacggaaacACCACGGCGCGGAGACACCaagacacggagacaccacagcacggagacaccacagcgtgGAGACACCAcggcacggagacaccacagcaacacagagacaccacagcacggagacaccacagcaacacagacgccacagcacggagacaccaccgcaacacggagacaccacagcaacacggagacacaacagcacggagacaccacagcacggaaacactgcagcacggagacaccacagcaacacggagatacGACAGCACGGAGACACCATAGCAACACAGAGAcgccacagcacggagacaccacagcaacacggagacaccacagcagcaCAGAGATgccacagcacggagacaccacagcacggagacaccacagcagcaCGGAGCCACCACAGCACGGAGAtaccacagcaccgagacaccacagcacggtgacacaataaCACGGAGAAAAAATAACACGGAGTCACAATAACATGGAGGCaccggataaaagcaaattactgcgtatgctggaatctgaaacgaaagagaaaatgctggaaaatctcagcaggtctggcagcatctgtagggagagaaaagagctaacgtttcgagtccgatgactctttgtcaaagctgaaactcggaaaccgggtgctaattccctgggtttctgtggctctgactcatctttcattctcactccacagtataaatatttcccactttctctgtctgttagctctgTCATCGggctcgaaacgtttgctcttttctctccctccaaatGCTGCCagccttgctgagattttccagcattttctctttcgcaacACGGAGACACTGCAGGACCGAGACATCACAGCACCGAGACACAACAGGGCAGAGATACGATAACATGGAGACACGACAGCccagagacaccacagcaacacggagatacGACGACGCGGAGGTACACATGATGGAACCTGTCGAAGCCTGTCGTCTTAAAGTCCATACTTGCCCAGCATAGGTGTTTGGGGGGTTTGATTATTTTGTATGCAATTTAATATCTTCTCACTAACCAGCTATTaatgcatttcctttttaaatgtATTAATGGCAAAACCATAAATGAATTATTTTACAATGGTGTCCCTCGTTCCCCCAGCACTACCTGAATCAAATAGTGGACATGCAAATAATCTCAGTGAGTTGATTAGATAGACTTGGCTCCTCAATCCCTTACAGGGCAGCTTGACGAATTTGATTTCAACACATTAGCCAATACAATCAGAAACTGGGCTGGAGATTTGGCAGCCGAATGCACAGATCATACGGGATGTCGGTGGAAGGGAATCGACCTTGCCCTGTGCTGAGTACCATGTACCAGGCCACCACTGATCCTTACCCTCTCCAGCCCCATGTTATTGAGCCACATGCGCTCGACGTATCTCCCAAATGAGCGGAATGCATTGTCAGGGATGGTCCTGATGTTGTTGAAGGAAAGTTTTAGTTCCTCGACCACCCTGAGTTTGCTCAGTGCGACTGCCGGGTAGGTATTCAGCTTGTTCTTATCCAAATGAAGAGTTGCTAAATTCTCCACATCGTCCAGAGCGCCAGGGAGGATGGTCGTCATGTCATTGTCACTCAGATGGAGCCATCTCAGTTCCTTTGCCCCGGCGAAGGTGCCGGGTCGGATCTGGTGCATCCTGTTGCTGGTGAGCTGCAGCAGAAACAGACTCTTCAAAGGTGTGAGGAGCCCCTTGGCGAGCTCGCTAATTCTGTTGTTATCCAGGTAGAGGTAGGTTAATTGTGAAAGATCCTGAAAGGCCCCTGGCCGGATGGTGGTGATTTCATTTTTGGACATGTAGAGATAGACCAGTTTCTTGAGTCCGCGGAAAGCTTTGGATGAAATCTCTTGGATGTGGCACTCCTGAAGGTGGAGCGAAACCAGGCTCTTCATGGAGCTGAATCCATTGGACGGCAGGATGGGATAATGGTTCTGCTGCAGGCTCAGGAGACGGACTTTGTTGGGCACCCTGGGGATTTTCTTCAGCCCCTTGTTTTCACACACGACGTGAAGCAGGTCCCCCAGACAGTGGCAGCCACTGGGGCAACGAGGAGCTGCTGTCCCCATGGCCAGCAGGGGGGCCAACAGCAACCAGCTGAGTTGGTGCATTTGTGCGGgctggaggcacacacacacagaggagggagagagagagggaggaaggggcgTGCAGTATCTGAGCGTCCCTGGACTGTGCAGTTCCGAACTAACCCTGCAACGCAGAGAAGTGCTATTTATAACCTGCAAGCCTCTCGGTGGAGATGGGCGGGACAGGCAGTCAATTCCTTTAACACTGCAGGAGCCAGCGGGAAGTTTGACTTGTGAATCCAGGCAGGATAAGGCGTGGGTTACTAGGATGGCCCAGATAGAGAGGGGAGACGaattggggaggcggggggggggggggggggggggggtgtggtcgaCGACCCTTGGTCAGATCTATGAGAGGACCCAATATCTGTTCCTGTCTCTACACAGGGAAACTCTCTTCAGAGACACCCATTCCTGGCCAGAGAGCTTGCAGCCGCTCAGAAAGCTGCAATTATAAAACCAGTACCCAGAACTAGACTGTGTATTCTGGCTTCTAACTGAAACAGAACACTCAATAAAAATAGTAAGGCAATTACTTCCCctataagtcccccccccccccccctcttcttgaCTATCAGAGAATTGACACAGTCTGTGTACCAAGCTCATGCTGCTGGATCCTTGCCCATCCTTCATGTTTATGTAATCTGTGAAATGGCTTATTAATCCTCCAGACCTTAACATGtgctggaaaaaataaataaaacgacTGCCCCGGATTCCAAAATAGTTTGCAAAGGCAAAGAAAGCACACATTATTTCGCAGACGGAACCAAAAACACATTTTTTTGGGACGTGACCTGACACTTTTCTATAACCAATGCGGAATTCAAGCTTTCCTTGAAATGTGCCGGCCCACGTTTATTTTCATGTTACCCTTCAAAAAGTTCATTTCAATATTTTTCCTTTACCCCCCCTCTCGTGGGTCTAGTGTGAAGGAATTCTGTCCACCAGCTGGTCACTAAGGAGAGAGCCGTTGAGCCGGCGGCCTAGTCCTGGACTGAGCAGAGAGCTAGTGTGGATTTGTGACGGGCCAGTTGTGTCTGAGGGTGTGGATTGCGGGAGTCACCCCGTGACTATTTTTGAGGAACGTGACAGGCAAGGGAATATTTATGGATGTTATTTATGTGGATTGTCAGAAAGCATTCCATAAGGTTCCACAGTGAAGGTGGTTAACAGAAGAGACAGCGTATGGAAGTGGAAGAAAGCTATTGGCCTGGATGGGGAATGGGTGGGTGTAGGAGGCAGAGAGTTAGTGGGTATGTGCTCAAATTGACCAGATACCATCTAGCGGTGTTCTCTGGGCACCTGTACTGGGGCTGCACTCTTTCACTATAACTATATGTTACATTGATGGAGGAATAGGGAGCTTGCATCCGAGCTTGCTGACAACACTAAGTTAAGATAACACAGTAAACAGTGAATATGGGCGAAGAGGATTGCAAAGGGATATTGAGAGGCTAAGTCAGAAAATCTGTGGAGGAGAGAATTGGTTTCGGTACATTTTCCAAATACGGAATGCCTCCTGTTCGTATTGGATTTGTGCAACATTGGCAGGAAGGAAGAAAATCTATGTTAAAGCTGCCACTGGTCACTCTCCTCATGAGATTATTTCTTTGAACATGTTATTGGGCAGGCAAGCACAGCAGCACCACCCCACAATGGTCAATGTAATGAAAGACCAGTTTGTTTGTTTCCAATGGAGTTGGTCAAGGGATACTTGTTAGGCAAACCCAACAAGAACTCTTCAAATTGTACAATGAAATATGTAGCAGCCATCTGAAAAGACAGGTTTAAGTCTGAAAGGTAACACagattacatagatagatagaacatacagtgcagaaggaggccattgggcccatcgagtctgcaccgacccatttaagccctcacttccaccctatccccataactcaataacccaataatccctcctaaaccttttttggtcactaagggcaatttatcatggccaatccacctaacctgcacgtctttggactgtgggaggaaaccggagcacccggaggaaacccatgcaggcacggggagaacgtgcagactccgcacagacagtggcccagcggggaattgaatctgggaccctggtgctgtgaagccacagtgctatccactgtgctacc
This region of Scyliorhinus torazame isolate Kashiwa2021f chromosome 18, sScyTor2.1, whole genome shotgun sequence genomic DNA includes:
- the chad gene encoding chondroadherin, translated to MHQLSWLLLAPLLAMGTAAPRCPSGCHCLGDLLHVVCENKGLKKIPRVPNKVRLLSLQQNHYPILPSNGFSSMKSLVSLHLQECHIQEISSKAFRGLKKLVYLYMSKNEITTIRPGAFQDLSQLTYLYLDNNRISELAKGLLTPLKSLFLLQLTSNRMHQIRPGTFAGAKELRWLHLSDNDMTTILPGALDDVENLATLHLDKNKLNTYPAVALSKLRVVEELKLSFNNIRTIPDNAFRSFGRYVERMWLNNMGLERFSDGAFNGVSALSALHLDDNKLETLPSNLILTKMRNMTLSNNPWQCTCSLAAVRRWMDTSRNRPDGVCASPSQYRGQQIRETSAFRTCPRRAKRNRKNTL